A single window of Mangifera indica cultivar Alphonso chromosome 18, CATAS_Mindica_2.1, whole genome shotgun sequence DNA harbors:
- the LOC123202121 gene encoding putative lipid-transfer protein DIR1, whose product MAKTRVFVKWVVAVLLIALVGGARAVSVCNIDTKQLNPCMPAVTGESPPQPSKKCCKVISKANLPCLCSYKNVLPAVGINPKNALALPKKCGLETPPECKVH is encoded by the exons ATGGCTAAGACTAGAGTTTTTGTGAAGTGGGTTGTGGCAGTTCTGCTCATTGCTTTGGTGGGTGGAGCTAGGGCTGTGTCCGTTTGCAACATCGACACGAAGCAGCTGAATCCTTGCATGCCTGCAGTCACCGGTGAGTCGCCTCCACAGCCGAGCAAGAAATGTTGTAAGGTGATCAGCAAGGCTAATTTGCCTTGCCTTTGTAGCTACAAGAATGTTCTTCCTGCTGTTGGGATTAATCCCAAGAATGCCTTGGCATTGCCTAAGAAATGTGGCCTTGAAACACCACCAGAATGCAAAG TGCATTAA
- the LOC123202119 gene encoding sodium/hydrogen exchanger 4, with protein MNKLMEIIEFGRNLSNDHAQVVPISVFVAILCLCLIVGHLLEESRWVNESITAVLIGLISGIVILSLSKWKSSHILRFNEELFFIYLLPPIIFNAGFQVKKKQFFHNFLTIMMFGVIGVFISSSIITAGSWWLFPSLGFVGLTARDYLALGTIFSSTDTVCTLQVLHQDETPLLYSLVFGEGVVNDATSIVLFKAVQKIDIGNLHGKAVLRVIRDFFYLFTTSTTLGITVGLLTAVVLKYLYSTMHSSIREISLMVLMAYLSYILAELLELSGILTVFFCGIFMSHYAWHNVTDSSRITTRHIFAMMSFVAETFIFLYVGMDALDIEKWKMKKMGLETSLAIYGILILLILIGRAAFVFPLSALSNYMNRRRTHLITFKHQIVIWWAGLMRGAVSIALAFKQFTFSGFTSDPSSATMITSTTIVVLFTTLVFGFLTKPLIQCLLPHHETNNNNSRESKSREEDLTLPLLSLEESTTNNLLRAKDSLSMLLDSPVHTIHSYWRRFDDSYMRPIFGGPLRDSSEC; from the exons ATGAATAAACTGATGGAAATAATTGAGTTTGGAAGAAACTTATCAAATGATCATGCACAAGTGGTGCCCATATCagtgtttgttgccattctctGTCTTTGTTTGATCGTTGGTCACTTGCTTGAAGAGAGCCGCTGGGTTAATGAGTCCATTACTGCTGTCTTGATC GGATTGATATCTGGAATAGTAATATTGAGTCTTAGCAAGTGGAAAAGTTCTCACATTTTACGATTCAATGAAGAACTGTTCTTCATATATCTTCTTCCACCCATTATATTCAATGCTGG GTTTCAGGTTAAGAAAAAGCAGTTCTTTCACAACTTTCTAACCATCATGATGTTCGGTGTGATCGGTGTTTTTATTTCATCATCCATCATAACTGCTG GCAGTTGGTGGCTGTTTCCTTCATTAGGATTTGTTGGTCTGACAGCAAGAGATTATCTTG CTTTGGGGACAATTTTTTCATCCACAGATACAGTCTGCACACTGCAG GTTCTACATCAAGATGAAACTCCTTTGCTTTACAGCCTAGTTTTTGGGGAAGGAGTTGTCAATGATGCAACATCAATTGTTCTCTTCAAAGCAGTTCAGAAAATTGACATTGGAAATCTTCACGGCAAGGCCGTTCTTCGTGTCATTAGAGATTTCTTTTACCTATTCACAACAAGTACTACACTTGGAATTACT GTTGGCCTTTTGACGGCGGTTGTACTTAAATACTTATACTCCACAAT GCATTCAAGTATCCGTGAAATCTCTTTGATGGTTTTAATGGCATATCTGTCTTACATATTGGCTGAG CTGTTAGAGCTAAGCGGGATTCTCACCGTTTTCTTCTGTGGGATTTTTATGTCGCACTATGCATGGCATAATGTAACTGACAGTTCAAGAATTACAACCAG GCATATTTTTGCAATGATGTCATTCGTGGCAGAAACTTTCATATTTCTATATGTGGGGATGGATGCTCTTGACATCGAGAAGTGGAAGATGAAAAAGATGGG TTTGGAGACTTCTTTGGCCATCTATGGTATCTTAATCCTACTGATATTGATTGGACGTGCGGCATTTGTGTTTCCACTCTCTGCATTGTCCAATTATATGAACCGCCGCAGAACACATTTGATTACATTCAAGCACCAG ATAGTCATCTGGTGGGCTGGCCTCATGAGAGGTGCTGTTTCTATTGCTTTGGCTTTTAAGCAG TTCACATTCTCGGGCTTTACATCGGATCCTAGTAGTGCTACAATGATTACCAGCACCACAATTGTCGTCCTCTTCACTACGCTG GTGTTTGGTTTTTTGACAAAGCCACTGATACAATGTCTGCTTCCTCACCATGAAACTAACAACAATAATAGTCGTGAATCAAAGTCAAGGGAAGAAGACTTGACCCTGCCTTTGCTCTCCTTAGAGGAATCAACTACAAACAACCTTCTTCGTGCAAAGGATAGTCTGTCCATGCTTCTAGATAGTCCTGTGCATACAATTCATTCTTACTGGAGGAGGTTTGATGATTCCTATATGAGACCGATATTTGGGGGACCCCTCAGAGATTCATCAGAATGTTAG
- the LOC123201577 gene encoding fimbrin-1-like: MSSYIGVLVSDQWLQSQFTQVELRSLKSKFISIKNQNGKVTVRDLPPLMVKLKAFSTIFTEEDIKGILAESYSDASSEIDFETFLGAYLNLQGQPSTKLGNAKNSSSFLKATTTTLLHTISESEKACYVAHINSYLGDDPFLKQFLPLDPATNGLFELAKDGVLLCKLINVAVPGTIDERAINTKRVLNPWERNENHTLCLNSAKAIGCTVVNIGTQDLVEGRPHLVVGLISQIIKIQLLADLNLKKTPQLVELVEDSSDVEELIGLAPEKILLKWMNFHLKKAGYKKPVTNFSSDLKDGEAYAYLLNVLAPEHCSPATLDTKDASERAKLVLEHAEKMDCKRYLTPKDIVEGSANLNLAFVAQIFQQRSGLSMDSKKVSFAEMMTDDVLTSREERCFRLWINSLGIATYCNNVFEDVRTGWILLEVLDKVFPGSVNWKHATKPPIKMPFRKVENCNQVVRIGKQLKFSLVNVAGNDIVQGNKKLILAFLWQLMRYTMLQLLKNLRSCSQGKEITDADILNWANNRVKSTGRTSQMESCKDKSLSSGLFFLELLSSVAPRVVNWNLVTKGESDEEKRLNATYIISVARKLGCSIFLLPEDIMEVNQKMILTLTASIMYWSLQQQAEEAESSSFSSPAPLPTTANSHSLASSEASPANGHNMAPPEASPAPYISSEDENPHHRVLNFQT, translated from the exons ATGTCAAGCTATATTGGAGTTCTTGTCTCGGATCAGTGGCTTCAAAGCCAGTTCACGCAAGTTGAGCTTCGCAGCCTCAAGTCTAAA tttatatcaataaaaaatcaaaatgggAAAGTTACCGTGAGAGATTTGCCACCTTTGATGGTGAAATTGAAGGCTTTTAGTACCATATTCACAGAGGAGGACATTAAGGGAATCTTAGCAGAGTCATATTCTGATGCAAGCAGTGAGATCGATTTTGAAACTTTTCTCGGG GCATATCTGAATTTGCAAGGTCAACCTTCCACAAAATTGGGCAATGCGAAGAACTCTTCATCATTTCTTAAGGCTACCACGACCACACTTCTTCACACAATTAGTGAATCCGAGAAAGCATGTTATGTTGCTCACATAAATAGCTATCTTGGAGATGATCCTTTTCTGAAGCAGTTTCTTCCCTTAGACCCAGCTACAAATGGCTTATTTGAGCTTGCAAAAGATGGAGTTCTTCTATG TAAGCTAATCAATGTTGCTGTGCCCGGAACAATAGATGAACGAGCCATCAACACAAAACGGGTACTTAACCCATGGGAGAGGAATGAAAATCACACTCTGTGCCTCAACTCTGCAAAGGCTATTGGCTGTACAGTGGTTAACATTGGTACACAGGATCTGGTTGAAGGAAGG ccTCATCTGGTAGTCGGATTGATTTCCCAAATTATAAAG ATCCAACTGTTAGCAGATCTCAACCTTAAGAAGACACCTCAACTTGTGGAATTGGTGGAAGACAGCAGT GACGTTGAGGAGCTTATTGGATTAGCCCCTGAGAAAATCTTACTAAAATGGATGAATTTCCATCTGAAAAAGGCTGGATACAAGAAGCCTGTCACTAATTTTTCTTCTGATTTGAAG GATGGTGAGGCTTATGCTTACCTGCTTAATGTTCTTGCACCAGAACACTGTAGTCCAGCCACATTAGATACAAAAGATGCCAGTGAAAGAGCTAAACTGGTACTTGAGCATGCTGAGAAAATGGACTGCAAACGATATTTAACCCCAAAAGACATAGTTGAGGGATCAGCAAACTTGAATCTTGCATTCGTGGCACAAATATTTCAACAAAG GAGTGGCTTGTCTATGGACagcaaaaaggtttcatttgCGGAGATGATGACAGATGATGTGCTAACATCTAGAGAAGAGAGATGCTTTCGACTATGGATTAACAGTCTTGGAATTGCTACATACTGTAATAATGTGTTTGAGGATGTCAGGACTGG ATGGATTCTTCTAGAAGTGTTGGATAAAGTTTTCCCCGGATCAGTTAACTGGAAGCACGCAACAAAGCCTCCAATTAAGATGCCATTTAGAAAAGTAGAGAATTGCAATCAAGTTGTACGGATCGGAAAGCAATTGAAATTTTCCCTAGTGAATGTAGCTGGAAATGATATCGTTCAAGGAAATAAGAAGCTCATACTTG CCTTCCTATGGCAGTTGATGAGATATACTATGCTTCAACTGTTGAAAAACTTGCGATCCTGCTCCCAAGGGAAGGAGATCACCGATGCAGATATCCTTAACTGGGCAAACAACAGAGTCAAAAGTACAGGCAGAACTTCTCAAATGGAGAGCTGCAAG GATAAAAGTCTGTCGAGTGGATTATTCTTCCTCGAGCTTCTAAGCTCCGTGGCGCCAAGAGTGGTCAACTGGAATCTTGTCACCAAGGGTGAAAGTG ACGAGGAAAAGAGGTTGAATGCTACATACATAATCAGTGTGGCTCGAAAACTGGGCTGTTCGATTTTCTTGTTGCCTGAGGACATCATGGAG GTAAACCAGAAGATGATCCTCACATTAACTGCCAGCATTATGTACTGGAGCCTTCAACAACAGGCGGAAGAGGCAGAATCGTCATCCTTCTCCTCACCTGCACCGTTGCCAACCACAGCTAACAGCCACAGTTTGGCTTCTTCTGAGGCATCCCCAGCTAATGGCCACAATATGGCTCCACCGGAAGCATCCCCAGCACCATATATCAGCAGTGAAGACGAAAACCCTCATCACCGGGTGctgaattttcaaacttga
- the LOC123201651 gene encoding probable long-chain-alcohol O-fatty-acyltransferase 5 produces MISLIVDLHRYRERIYKQKIPLKDMEEEIKNFTMVWLPAITSLTYCHLITSRIPKGFPRLISLLPIFYLFITLPLALSTFHLTAVTSFFLTWLANFKLLLFAFHQGPLSETNKLLHFMLVASLPIKITPNLPPKSKNNTNLSPQIPHPTHEPHQASNFLKLAIKIALLVMLLLVYDYRQYLLPHLVLVLYCCHLYLELEILLALAAIPAHIFGFEIEPQFNEPYLATSLQDFWGRRWNLMVSSILRPTVYIPVQRISSCVIGIRWGRLLGVVATFVVSGLMHELIYYHVIRAPPTWEVTLFFVLHGGCVAVEILVKEALADRWQLPPLLSRLCTVAFVAVTGIWLFCPQLFRSNMDEKALGELSVLVDCIKRVIGKR; encoded by the coding sequence ATGATTAGTCTAATTGTAGATCTACACAGATACCGAGAAAGGATCTACAAACAGAAGATACCCCTCAAAGACATGGAAGAAGAGATCAAGAACTTCACCATGGTATGGCTTCCAGCAATCACATCTTTGACCTATTGTCATCTCATCACCTCAAGAATCCCAAAGGGCTTCCCAAGGCTCATCTCCCTCCTCCCAATCTTCTACCTCTTCATCACTCTCCCTCTAGCCCTCTCTACCTTCCACCTCACTGCTGTCACCTCCTTCTTCCTCACATGGCTGGCCAATTTCAAGCTCCTTCTCTTTGCCTTCCACCAAGGTCCTCTCTCTGAAACCAACAAACTCCTGCATTTCATGCTGGTGGCTTCTCTCCCCATCAAAATAACCCCAAATCTACCTCCCAAATCAAAAAATAACACTAACCTATCTCCCCAAATCCCCCATCCAACCCATGAACCACATCAAGCTTCAAACTTTCTCAAACTTGCCATCAAAATTGCCCTTCTGGTTATGCTACTTCTGGTCTATGATTACAGGCAATATTTGCTTCCCCATTTGGTTTTAGTCCTTTATTGTTGCCATTTGTACCTTGAACTTGAAATTCTCCTGGCCCTGGCTGCCATCCCAGCTCATATTTTTGGCTTTGAGATCGAGCCGCAGTTCAACGAGCCCTATTTGGCCACCTCTCTGCAGGACTTTTGGGGCCGTAGGTGGAACCTTATGGTGTCAAGTATTCTACGCCCTACAGTATACATTCCTGTACAGCGTATATCCAGTTGCGTGATTGGAATACGATGGGGCCGGTTGCTAGGTGTCGTTGCCACATTCGTTGTTTCGGGTCTTATGCATGAGTtgatttattatcatgttaTACGTGCGCCTCCCACATGGGAGGTGACTCTGTTTTTTGTCCTGCATGGAGGGTGTGTAGCTGTTGAGATTTTGGTTAAGGAAGCCTTGGCTGACCGGTGGCAACTGCCCCCCCTACTTTCACGGCTGTGCACGGTGGCGTTTGTGGCGGTGACTGGTATATGGCTGTTTTGCCCTCAACTATTCAGAAGTAATATGGATGAAAAGGCCTTGGGGGAGCTCTCAGTGTTGGTAGATTGTATCAAAAGAGTGATAGGAAAGCGATAA
- the LOC123201643 gene encoding LOW QUALITY PROTEIN: probable long-chain-alcohol O-fatty-acyltransferase 5 (The sequence of the model RefSeq protein was modified relative to this genomic sequence to represent the inferred CDS: deleted 2 bases in 1 codon), with the protein MEEEIKNLTKVWLPAITSLTYCHLITSRIPKGFPRLISLLPIFYLFITLPLALSSSHLTGVTSFFLTWLANFKLLLFAFHQGPLSETNKLQHFILVASLPIKITQLPHKSKNNTNPSPQIPHPTQEPHQGSSFLKLAIKIALLVMLLLVYDYRQYLHPHLVLVLYCCHLYLELEIILALAAIPAHIFGFEIEPQSNEPYLATSLQDFWGRRWNLMVSSILRPTVYIPVQRISSCVIGIRWGRLLGVVATFVVSGLMHELIYYHVIRVPPTWEVTQFFVLHGGCVAVEILAKEALADRWQLPPLVSRVCTVAFVVVTGIWLFFPQPLRSNTVEKAVGELLALVDYIKRVIGKR; encoded by the exons ATGGAAGAAGAGATCAAGAACTTAACCAAGGTATGGCTTCCAGCAATCACATCTTTGACCTATTGTCATCTCATCACCTCAAGAATCCCAAAGGGCTTCCCAAGGCTCATCTCCCTCCTCCCAATCTTCTACCTCTTCATCACTCTTCCTCTAGCCCTCTCCTCCTCCCACCTCACAGGTGTCACCTCCTTCTTCCTCACATGGCTGGCCAACTTCAAGCTCCTTCTCTTTGCCTTCCACCAAGGCCCTCTCTCTGAAACCAACAAACTCCAACATTTCATCCTGGTGGCTTCTCTCCCCATCAAAATAACCCAA CTACCTCACAAATCAAAAAATAACACTAACCCATCCCCCCAAATCCCCCATCCGACCCAAGAACCACATCAAGGTTCAAGCTTTCTCAAACTTGCCATCAAAATTGCCCTTCTGGTTATGCTACTTCTGGTCTATGATTACAGGCAATATTTGCATCCCCATTTGGTTTTAGTCCTTTATTGTTGCCATTTGTACCTTGAACTTGAAATTATCCTGGCCCTGGCTGCCATCCCAGCTCATATTTTTGGCTTTGAGATCGAGCCGCAGTCCAACGAGCCCTATTTGGCCACCTCTCTGCAGGACTTTTGGGGCCGTAGATGGAACCTTATGGTGTCAAGTATTCTACGCCCTACTGTATACATTCCTGTACAGCGTATATCTAGTTGTGTGATTGGGATACGGTGGGGCCGGTTGCTAGGTGTCGTTGCCACATTCGTTGTTTCGGGTCTTATGCATGAGTtgatttattatcatgttaTACGTGTGCCTCCCACATGGGAGGTGACTCAGTTTTTTGTCCTGCATGGAGGGTGTGTAGCTGTTGAGATTTTGGCTAAGGAAGCCTTGGCTGACCGGTGGCAATTGCCCCCTCTGGTTTCACGGGTGTGCACGGTGGCGTTCGTCGTGGTGACTGGTATTTGGCTGTTTTTCCCTCAACCATTGAGAAGCAATACGGTTGAAAAGGCCGTGGGGGAGCTCTTAGCGTTGGTAGATTATATCAAAAGAGTGATAGGAAAGCGATAA